Proteins encoded by one window of Streptomyces sp. LX-29:
- a CDS encoding transcription antitermination factor NusB → MTDQPRRHRPAKTYRRPQKDPVRILAFEALRAVDERDAYANLVLPPLLRKAREGGDFDGRDAALATELVYGTLRWQGTYDAIIAECVDRPLREVDPPVLDVLSLGAHQLLGTRIPPHAAVSASVELARVVLGDGRAKFVNAVLRRIAADDLDGWLARVAPPYDEDPEEHLAVVHAHPRWVVSALWDALGGGRAGIEDLLAADNERPEVTLVARPGRAERAELLDALGSEGGVPGRWSPYAVRLAEGGEPGALDAVREGHAGVQDEGSQLVAIALANAPLEGSDARWLDGCAGPGGKAALLAALAAQRGAMLLASERQQHRARLVERALHGNPGPYQVITADGTRPAWRPGTFDRVLVDVPCSGLGALRRRPEARWRRRPEDLEGFAPLQRGLLREALNAVRVGGVVGYATCSPHLAETRAVVDDVLKGRGAAAASAEWIDARPLMPGVLALGDGPDVQLWPHLHGTDAMYLALLRRTA, encoded by the coding sequence GTGACTGATCAGCCGCGCCGTCACCGGCCCGCCAAGACCTACCGTCGTCCCCAGAAGGACCCCGTGCGGATCCTCGCCTTCGAGGCGCTGCGGGCCGTCGACGAGCGGGACGCGTACGCCAACCTGGTGCTGCCGCCGCTGCTGCGGAAGGCGCGCGAGGGCGGCGACTTCGACGGGCGGGACGCCGCACTCGCCACCGAGCTGGTCTACGGGACGCTCCGCTGGCAGGGCACCTACGACGCGATCATCGCGGAGTGCGTGGACCGGCCGCTGCGGGAGGTCGACCCGCCGGTGCTGGACGTGCTCAGCCTGGGCGCGCACCAGCTGCTCGGTACCCGTATCCCGCCGCACGCCGCCGTGTCGGCGAGCGTGGAGCTGGCGCGCGTGGTACTCGGCGACGGGCGGGCGAAGTTCGTCAACGCCGTGCTGCGCCGGATCGCCGCCGACGACCTGGACGGCTGGCTGGCGCGGGTCGCGCCCCCGTACGACGAGGACCCCGAGGAGCACCTGGCGGTCGTGCACGCGCACCCGCGCTGGGTCGTCTCCGCGCTGTGGGACGCCCTCGGCGGCGGGCGCGCCGGGATCGAGGACCTGCTGGCCGCCGACAACGAGCGGCCCGAGGTGACCCTGGTCGCCCGGCCGGGCCGGGCCGAGAGGGCCGAGTTGCTGGACGCGCTGGGCAGCGAGGGCGGGGTGCCGGGGCGCTGGTCGCCGTATGCCGTGCGGCTGGCCGAGGGCGGCGAGCCGGGAGCGCTGGACGCGGTCCGCGAGGGGCACGCCGGCGTTCAGGACGAGGGCAGCCAGCTGGTGGCGATCGCGCTGGCCAACGCCCCACTGGAGGGCTCCGACGCCCGCTGGCTGGACGGCTGTGCCGGACCCGGCGGCAAGGCGGCGCTGCTGGCCGCGCTGGCCGCGCAGCGCGGGGCCATGCTGCTGGCGTCGGAGAGGCAGCAGCACCGCGCCCGACTGGTCGAGCGGGCGCTGCACGGCAACCCGGGCCCGTACCAGGTGATCACCGCCGACGGAACGCGGCCCGCCTGGCGCCCCGGCACCTTCGACCGGGTGCTGGTGGACGTGCCGTGCAGCGGTCTGGGCGCGCTGCGGCGGCGGCCGGAGGCGCGCTGGCGACGGCGCCCGGAGGACCTGGAGGGCTTCGCGCCGCTCCAGCGCGGTCTGCTGCGCGAGGCGCTGAACGCGGTGCGGGTCGGCGGCGTGGTGGGGTACGCGACCTGCTCGCCGCACCTCGCCGAGACCCGGGCCGTCGTCGACGACGTGCTCAAGGGGCGTGGCGCGGCCGCCGCCTCCGCCGAGTGGATCGACGCCCGGCCGCTGATGCCCGGCGTCCTGGCCCTCGGCGACGGGCCGGACGTCCAGCTCTGGCCCCACCTGCACGGCACCGACGCGATGTACCTGGCCCTGCTGCGGCGCACCGCCTGA
- the fmt gene encoding methionyl-tRNA formyltransferase yields the protein MRLVFAGTPEVAVPALDALLASDRHEVVAVVTRPDAPAGRGRRLVASPVAQRAEEAGIEVLKPAKPRDEEFLARLREIGPDCCPVVAYGALLPKVALDIPARGWVNLHFSLLPAWRGAAPVQHAVLAGDEVTGASTFLIEEGLDSGPVFGVLTERVRPTDTSGDLLTRLAFAGAGLLAATMDGIEDGTLNAVPQPADGVSLAPKLSVEDARLDWTTPALRVDRVVRGCAPAPGAWTVFRGERLKVMSVALLPDRTDLAPGELAVTKNAVYAGTGSHAVELLWVQPQGKKPMKAADWARGVRIAGGEHLGA from the coding sequence ATGAGGCTCGTCTTCGCCGGCACCCCCGAGGTCGCCGTACCCGCCCTGGACGCTCTGCTCGCCTCGGACCGGCACGAGGTCGTGGCCGTCGTCACCCGGCCCGACGCGCCCGCCGGGCGCGGACGGCGGCTGGTCGCCAGCCCGGTCGCGCAGCGCGCGGAGGAGGCGGGGATCGAGGTCCTGAAGCCCGCCAAGCCGCGCGACGAGGAGTTCCTGGCCCGGCTGCGCGAGATCGGCCCGGACTGCTGTCCGGTGGTGGCGTACGGGGCGCTGCTGCCCAAGGTGGCGCTGGACATCCCGGCCCGCGGCTGGGTCAACCTGCACTTCTCGCTGCTGCCCGCTTGGCGCGGTGCCGCGCCGGTGCAGCACGCGGTGCTCGCCGGCGACGAGGTGACCGGCGCCTCCACCTTCCTCATCGAGGAGGGGCTGGACTCGGGCCCCGTCTTCGGTGTGCTGACCGAGCGGGTACGCCCCACCGACACCAGCGGCGACCTGCTGACCCGGCTGGCGTTCGCCGGCGCCGGGCTGCTGGCCGCGACCATGGACGGCATCGAGGACGGCACCCTGAACGCGGTGCCGCAGCCCGCCGACGGCGTCTCGCTCGCGCCGAAGCTCAGCGTGGAGGACGCCCGGCTCGACTGGACGACGCCCGCACTGCGGGTCGACCGCGTCGTGCGCGGCTGCGCCCCGGCTCCCGGTGCCTGGACCGTCTTCCGCGGCGAGCGGCTCAAGGTCATGTCCGTGGCCCTGCTGCCCGACCGCACCGACCTGGCCCCGGGCGAGCTCGCCGTCACCAAGAACGCCGTGTACGCCGGCACCGGCAGCCACGCCGTCGAGCTGCTCTGGGTGCAGCCCCAGGGCAAGAAGCCGATGAAGGCCGCCGACTGGGCGCGCGGGGTGCGCATCGCGGGCGGGGAGCACCTGGGGGCGTAG
- a CDS encoding primosomal protein N' → MSSENEQSPDPAAVPPGGEQLALIRETVRQAAKAPKARPRTWRGAALATERPVARVLVDKGPVHLDKLWDYAVPADLDAQAQPGVRVRVRFGAGTGNVRQGRREGGGLLDGYVIERVAESDYRGPLAALAQVLSPEPVLSPELFALCRAVADRYAGSLADVLQLAIPPRNGKAESQPSPPPAAPPSRPPVGSWSRYPAGPGFLDALARDGAPRAVWTALPGPHWPHELATAIATTLASGRGALAVLPDGRSAARVDAALTALLGEGHHTLLVADSGPEERYRRWLAISRGSVRAVVGTRAAMFAPVRDLGLVAIWDDGSSSHSDTNAPQPHARDVLLLRAVHERAGFLAGDLGRTVEAAQLVDNGWALPLEADREQVRAAAPLIRTVSDTEQARDPAARAARLPSLAWQTVRDGLSRGPVLVQVPRRGYVPRLACERCREPARCGHCSGPLEATDADTLCCAWCGRGERAWHCPACGGTRLRARIVGARRTAEELGRAFPSVPVRTSGRDHVLETVPGQPALVVSTPGAEPVAEGGYAAALLLDGWALLGRPDLRAGEDSLHRWLTAAALVRPQREDGTVVVIAEPTLRPVQALVRWDPAGHAARELAERAQLGFPPVSRMASVSGPPEAVADLLESLRLPEGAEVLGPVPVPGGDFGGPRRPGAPPPGESWERALLRVRPGSGAALAAALKAAHAARLVRREGPPVRVRIDPPDIG, encoded by the coding sequence GTGAGCAGCGAGAACGAGCAGTCCCCGGACCCGGCGGCGGTGCCGCCCGGGGGTGAGCAGCTCGCGCTCATCCGGGAGACGGTGCGGCAGGCGGCCAAGGCACCGAAGGCCAGGCCGCGGACCTGGCGGGGGGCGGCGCTGGCGACCGAGCGACCGGTGGCCCGGGTGCTCGTGGACAAGGGCCCGGTCCACCTGGACAAGCTGTGGGACTACGCGGTCCCGGCGGACCTGGACGCTCAGGCGCAGCCGGGGGTGCGGGTGCGGGTGCGGTTCGGCGCCGGCACCGGGAACGTGCGGCAGGGCCGTCGAGAGGGCGGCGGGCTGCTCGACGGGTACGTCATCGAGCGCGTCGCGGAGTCCGACTACCGCGGCCCCCTGGCCGCGCTCGCCCAGGTGCTGTCCCCGGAGCCGGTCCTCAGCCCGGAGCTGTTCGCGCTCTGCCGGGCGGTCGCCGACCGCTACGCCGGATCGCTGGCGGACGTCCTGCAACTGGCGATACCGCCGCGCAACGGCAAGGCCGAGTCCCAGCCCTCCCCGCCGCCCGCCGCGCCGCCGTCGCGGCCTCCGGTGGGCAGCTGGTCGCGGTACCCGGCCGGTCCGGGCTTCCTGGACGCGCTCGCGCGGGACGGCGCGCCACGGGCCGTGTGGACCGCGCTGCCCGGCCCGCACTGGCCGCACGAGCTCGCCACCGCCATCGCCACGACGCTCGCCTCCGGGCGCGGCGCCTTGGCGGTGCTCCCCGACGGCCGGTCCGCCGCCCGGGTGGACGCCGCCCTGACCGCGCTGCTCGGAGAGGGGCACCACACACTGCTGGTCGCCGACTCCGGGCCGGAGGAGCGCTACCGACGCTGGCTGGCGATCAGCCGCGGGTCGGTGCGGGCCGTCGTGGGCACCCGCGCGGCGATGTTCGCCCCCGTCCGCGACCTCGGGCTGGTCGCCATCTGGGACGACGGCAGCTCCAGCCACAGTGACACCAACGCCCCGCAGCCGCACGCCCGCGACGTGCTGCTGCTGCGCGCGGTCCACGAGCGCGCCGGCTTCCTCGCCGGAGACCTGGGACGCACCGTGGAGGCGGCCCAGCTCGTCGACAACGGGTGGGCGCTGCCCCTGGAGGCCGACCGCGAGCAGGTCCGCGCCGCCGCGCCCCTGATACGCACGGTCTCCGACACCGAACAGGCACGGGACCCGGCCGCCCGCGCCGCCCGGCTTCCCAGCCTCGCCTGGCAGACGGTGCGTGACGGGCTGTCGCGCGGACCGGTGCTCGTCCAGGTGCCGCGCCGCGGGTATGTGCCGCGGCTGGCCTGCGAGCGCTGCCGGGAGCCGGCCCGCTGCGGGCACTGCTCCGGCCCGCTGGAGGCCACCGACGCGGACACCCTGTGCTGCGCCTGGTGCGGGCGCGGCGAGCGGGCCTGGCACTGCCCCGCCTGCGGCGGGACGCGGCTGCGGGCCCGGATCGTCGGCGCCCGGCGCACCGCCGAGGAACTAGGCCGGGCCTTCCCCTCGGTCCCGGTGCGCACCTCCGGGCGCGACCATGTGCTGGAAACCGTCCCCGGGCAGCCGGCCCTGGTGGTCAGCACGCCTGGCGCCGAGCCCGTCGCGGAGGGCGGCTACGCGGCGGCCCTGCTGCTCGACGGCTGGGCCCTGCTCGGCCGCCCTGACCTGCGCGCCGGAGAGGACAGCCTGCACCGCTGGCTGACCGCCGCCGCGCTGGTCCGACCCCAACGCGAGGACGGCACCGTCGTCGTCATAGCGGAGCCCACGCTGCGCCCCGTCCAGGCGCTGGTCCGCTGGGACCCCGCCGGCCACGCCGCGCGCGAGCTGGCCGAACGCGCCCAGCTCGGCTTTCCACCGGTCTCCCGGATGGCCTCCGTCTCCGGCCCGCCGGAGGCCGTCGCCGATCTCCTGGAGAGCCTCCGTCTTCCCGAGGGCGCCGAGGTGCTCGGTCCGGTGCCGGTGCCGGGGGGCGACTTCGGCGGTCCCCGCCGCCCGGGCGCGCCGCCGCCCGGCGAGAGCTGGGAGCGGGCCCTGTTGCGGGTGCGTCCGGGAAGCGGGGCGGCCTTGGCTGCCGCGCTCAAGGCCGCGCATGCGGCGCGCTTGGTGCGGCGGGAGGGGCCGCCGGTGCGGGTGCGAATCGATCCGCCGGACATCGGCTGA
- the metK gene encoding methionine adenosyltransferase: protein MSRRLFTSESVTEGHPDKIADQISDTILDALLKDDPTSRVAVETLITTGLVHVAGEVTTKAYAPIATLVRNKILEIGYDSSKKGFDGASCGVSVSIGAQSPDIAQGVDTAYEARVEGSTAGDEGDELDRQGAGDQGLMFGYACDETPELMPLPINLAHRLSRRLTEVRKNGTIPYLRPDGKTQVTIEYDGNKAVRLDTVVVSSQHASDIDLDSLLAPDVREFVVEHVLKELVEDGIKLDTDGYRLLVNPTGRFEIGGPMGDAGLTGRKIIIDTYGGMARHGGGAFSGKDPSKVDRSAAYAMRWVAKNVVAAGLASRCEVQVAYAIGKAEPVGLFVETFGTATVDAEKIEQAIGEVFDLRPAAIIRDLDLLRPIYAQTAAYGHFGRELPDFTWERTDRVDALRAAVGL from the coding sequence GTGTCCCGCCGCCTGTTCACCTCGGAATCTGTCACCGAGGGCCACCCTGACAAGATCGCTGACCAGATCAGCGACACGATCCTCGACGCCCTGCTGAAGGACGACCCCACGTCCCGGGTCGCCGTCGAGACCCTGATCACCACCGGCCTGGTGCACGTGGCCGGTGAGGTCACGACCAAGGCGTACGCGCCGATCGCCACGCTCGTGCGGAACAAGATCCTGGAGATCGGCTACGACTCGTCGAAGAAGGGCTTCGACGGCGCTTCCTGCGGGGTGTCGGTCTCGATCGGCGCGCAGTCCCCGGACATCGCCCAGGGTGTCGACACGGCGTACGAGGCCCGCGTCGAGGGTTCCACCGCCGGTGACGAGGGTGACGAGCTGGACCGGCAGGGCGCCGGCGACCAGGGCCTGATGTTCGGCTACGCGTGCGACGAGACGCCCGAGCTGATGCCGCTGCCGATCAACCTGGCGCACCGGCTCTCCCGCCGCCTCACCGAGGTCCGCAAGAACGGGACCATCCCCTACCTGCGCCCCGACGGCAAGACCCAGGTGACCATCGAGTACGACGGCAACAAGGCCGTCCGCCTCGACACCGTCGTCGTCTCCTCGCAGCACGCCTCCGACATCGACCTGGACTCGCTGCTGGCTCCGGACGTCCGGGAGTTCGTCGTCGAGCACGTGCTCAAGGAGCTCGTCGAGGACGGCATCAAGCTGGACACCGACGGCTACCGCCTGCTGGTGAACCCGACCGGTCGCTTCGAGATCGGCGGCCCCATGGGCGACGCGGGCCTCACCGGCCGGAAGATCATCATCGACACCTACGGCGGCATGGCCCGCCACGGCGGCGGTGCCTTCTCCGGCAAGGACCCGTCCAAGGTCGACCGCTCGGCCGCCTACGCCATGCGCTGGGTCGCCAAGAACGTGGTCGCCGCCGGCCTCGCCTCGCGCTGCGAGGTCCAGGTCGCCTACGCCATCGGCAAGGCCGAGCCGGTCGGTCTCTTCGTGGAGACCTTCGGCACCGCCACCGTCGACGCCGAGAAGATCGAGCAGGCGATCGGCGAGGTCTTCGACCTCCGCCCGGCCGCGATCATCCGCGACCTCGACCTGCTGCGCCCGATCTACGCCCAGACCGCCGCCTACGGCCACTTCGGCCGTGAGCTGCCGGACTTCACCTGGGAGCGCACCGACCGCGTGGACGCGCTCCGCGCGGCCGTGGGTCTGTAA
- the coaBC gene encoding bifunctional phosphopantothenoylcysteine decarboxylase/phosphopantothenate--cysteine ligase CoaBC, translated as MEKAAEKAVMTDKPKVVLGVSGGIAAYKACELLRRLSESGHDVRVVPTASALHFVGEATWAALSGNPASTEVWETVHEVPHVRIGQEADLVVVAPATADMLAKAAHGLADDLLTNTLLTARCPVVFAPAMHTEMWEHPATQENVGTLRRRGAVVIEPAVGRLTGVDTGKGRLPEPADIFEVCRRVLARGAEGVRPDLAGRHVVVSAGGTREPLDPVRFLGNRSSGKQGYALARAAVARGARVTLLAANTELPDPAGADVVRVGTAVQLREAALKAAADADVVVMAAAVADFRPAHYTTGKIKKRDGQDPEPVALVRNPDILAELSADRARPGQLVVGFAAETDDVLANGRAKLARKGCDLLVVNEVGERKTFGSEQNEAVVLGADGTETPVPYGPKEALADTVWDLVAERLEG; from the coding sequence ATGGAGAAGGCGGCGGAGAAGGCGGTCATGACGGACAAGCCCAAGGTCGTTCTGGGGGTCAGCGGCGGGATCGCCGCCTACAAGGCGTGTGAGCTGCTGCGTCGGCTCAGCGAGTCGGGGCACGACGTCCGGGTGGTGCCCACGGCCTCGGCGCTGCACTTCGTGGGCGAGGCCACCTGGGCCGCCCTGTCCGGGAACCCCGCCTCGACCGAGGTCTGGGAGACGGTCCACGAGGTGCCGCACGTCCGCATCGGACAGGAGGCCGACCTGGTGGTCGTCGCCCCCGCCACTGCGGACATGCTCGCCAAGGCGGCCCACGGCCTCGCCGACGACCTGCTCACCAACACCCTGCTCACCGCCCGCTGCCCGGTGGTCTTCGCCCCGGCCATGCACACCGAGATGTGGGAGCACCCGGCCACCCAGGAGAACGTCGGCACCCTGCGCCGCCGCGGCGCCGTGGTCATCGAGCCGGCCGTCGGCCGACTCACCGGCGTCGACACCGGCAAGGGGCGCCTCCCCGAGCCCGCCGACATCTTCGAGGTCTGCCGTCGGGTGCTGGCGCGCGGCGCGGAGGGTGTGCGGCCGGATCTCGCCGGCCGCCATGTGGTGGTCAGCGCCGGCGGCACCCGCGAGCCGCTCGACCCGGTGCGGTTCCTGGGGAACCGTTCCTCCGGGAAGCAGGGCTACGCCCTGGCGCGCGCCGCCGTGGCCCGCGGTGCCCGGGTGACGCTGCTCGCCGCCAACACCGAGCTGCCCGACCCCGCCGGGGCCGACGTGGTGCGGGTGGGCACCGCCGTGCAGCTGCGGGAGGCGGCCCTGAAGGCGGCCGCCGACGCGGACGTGGTGGTCATGGCGGCGGCCGTCGCCGACTTCCGCCCGGCCCACTACACCACCGGAAAGATCAAGAAGCGCGACGGCCAGGACCCCGAGCCCGTCGCGCTGGTGCGGAACCCCGACATCCTCGCCGAGCTCTCCGCCGACCGCGCGCGCCCCGGCCAGTTGGTCGTCGGCTTCGCCGCCGAGACCGACGACGTCCTCGCCAACGGCCGCGCCAAGCTCGCCCGCAAGGGCTGTGACCTGCTGGTCGTCAACGAGGTCGGCGAGCGCAAGACCTTCGGTTCGGAGCAGAACGAGGCCGTCGTGCTGGGCGCCGACGGCACCGAGACGCCGGTCCCGTACGGCCCGAAGGAGGCGCTGGCGGACACGGTGTGGGATCTGGTCGCGGAGCGACTGGAGGGCTGA
- the rpoZ gene encoding DNA-directed RNA polymerase subunit omega translates to MSSSITAPEGIINPPIDELLEATDSKYSLVIYAAKRARQINAYYSQLGEGLLEYVGPLVDTHVHEKPLSIALREINAGLLTSEAVEAPAQ, encoded by the coding sequence GTGTCCTCTTCCATCACCGCGCCCGAGGGCATCATCAACCCGCCGATTGATGAGCTGCTTGAGGCCACCGACTCGAAGTACAGCCTGGTGATCTACGCCGCCAAGCGTGCGCGCCAGATCAACGCGTACTACTCGCAGCTCGGCGAGGGCCTGCTGGAGTACGTCGGCCCGCTGGTGGACACCCACGTCCACGAGAAGCCGCTCTCCATCGCGCTGCGCGAGATCAACGCGGGTCTGCTGACCTCCGAGGCCGTCGAGGCCCCGGCGCAGTAG
- the gmk gene encoding guanylate kinase codes for MSTTVSRGTAPVPPVRHPRLTVLSGPSGVGKSTVVAHMRNEHPEVWLSVSATTRKPRPGERHGVQYFFVDDGEFDKLIANGELLEWAEFAGNRYGTPRQAVLDRLEAGEPVLLEIDLQGARQVRESMPEAQLVFLAPPSWEELVRRLTGRGTEAPEVIERRLEAAKVELAAEAEFDSTLVNTSVKDVAAELLALMSVV; via the coding sequence ATGAGTACTACGGTCTCCCGGGGGACGGCCCCCGTCCCCCCGGTCAGACATCCGCGGCTGACCGTGCTCTCCGGCCCCTCCGGGGTCGGTAAGAGCACGGTCGTCGCTCATATGCGCAACGAGCACCCCGAGGTCTGGCTCTCGGTCTCGGCCACCACCCGCAAGCCGCGCCCCGGCGAGCGCCACGGCGTCCAGTACTTCTTCGTGGACGACGGGGAGTTCGACAAGCTGATCGCCAACGGTGAGCTGCTGGAGTGGGCGGAGTTCGCGGGCAACCGCTACGGCACGCCCCGGCAGGCGGTCCTGGACCGCCTGGAGGCGGGCGAGCCGGTGCTGTTGGAGATCGACCTCCAGGGGGCCCGGCAGGTCCGCGAGTCCATGCCGGAGGCGCAGCTGGTCTTCCTCGCCCCGCCGAGCTGGGAGGAGCTGGTCCGCCGGCTCACCGGCCGCGGCACGGAGGCGCCGGAGGTCATCGAGCGGCGGCTGGAGGCCGCGAAGGTCGAGCTCGCCGCGGAGGCGGAGTTCGACAGCACCCTGGTCAACACCTCGGTCAAGGACGTAGCGGCTGAGCTGCTAGCCTTGATGAGCGTTGTTTGA
- a CDS encoding integration host factor: protein MALPPLTPEQRAAALEKAAAARRERAEVKNRLKHSGASLHEVIKQGQENDVIGKMKVSALLESLPGVGKVRAKQIMERLGISESRRVRGLGSNQIASLEREFGSTGA, encoded by the coding sequence GTGGCTCTTCCGCCCCTTACCCCTGAACAGCGCGCAGCCGCGCTCGAAAAGGCCGCCGCGGCTCGCCGGGAGCGCGCCGAGGTCAAGAATCGGCTCAAGCACTCCGGCGCCTCTCTGCACGAGGTCATCAAGCAGGGCCAGGAGAACGATGTCATCGGCAAGATGAAGGTGAGCGCACTGCTCGAATCGCTGCCGGGCGTCGGCAAGGTCCGCGCCAAGCAGATCATGGAGCGACTGGGGATCTCCGAGAGCCGCCGGGTGCGCGGTCTCGGCTCCAACCAGATCGCCTCTCTTGAGCGAGAGTTCGGCTCCACCGGCGCCTGA
- the pyrF gene encoding orotidine-5'-phosphate decarboxylase has product MTPTPLEPFGARLRRAMDTRGPLCVGIDPHASLLADWGLDDDVDGLERFAGTVVEALAERVAVFKPQSAFFERFGSRGVAVLERTVADAREAGALVLMDAKRGDIGSTMAAYAATYLDPASPLFSDAVTVSPYLGFGSLRPAVELARENGCGLFVLALTSNPEGAEVQHAVRPDGATVGATMLDHLRAENADAAPLGSFGAVVGATLGDLSSYDLAINGPLLAPGIGAQGATPADLPAVFGAAVGNVVPSVSRGVLRHGPGHAGLVEAATRFADEVRAVAE; this is encoded by the coding sequence ATGACCCCGACCCCCCTGGAGCCCTTCGGCGCGCGCCTGCGCCGTGCCATGGACACCCGCGGTCCGCTGTGCGTGGGCATCGACCCACACGCCTCGTTGCTGGCCGACTGGGGGCTCGACGACGACGTCGACGGCCTGGAGCGGTTCGCCGGCACCGTGGTCGAGGCGCTCGCCGAGCGGGTCGCCGTCTTCAAGCCGCAGTCCGCGTTCTTCGAGCGCTTCGGCTCGCGGGGCGTCGCCGTGCTGGAGCGGACGGTGGCCGACGCCCGCGAGGCCGGCGCGCTGGTGCTCATGGACGCCAAGCGCGGCGACATCGGCTCGACGATGGCCGCGTACGCCGCCACGTATCTGGACCCCGCCTCGCCGCTGTTCTCGGACGCGGTGACGGTCAGCCCCTACCTGGGCTTCGGATCGCTGCGCCCGGCGGTGGAGCTGGCGCGCGAGAACGGCTGCGGCCTCTTCGTGCTCGCGCTCACCTCGAACCCCGAGGGCGCGGAGGTGCAGCACGCGGTGCGGCCCGACGGCGCGACGGTGGGCGCGACCATGCTGGACCACCTGCGGGCCGAGAACGCGGACGCGGCTCCGCTCGGCTCCTTCGGCGCGGTGGTCGGCGCGACGCTGGGCGATCTCTCCTCGTACGACCTGGCGATCAACGGGCCGCTGCTGGCCCCGGGCATCGGCGCCCAGGGGGCGACCCCCGCCGATCTGCCCGCGGTCTTCGGCGCCGCGGTCGGCAACGTGGTGCCGAGCGTGAGCCGGGGTGTCCTACGTCACGGCCCAGGTCACGCCGGTTTGGTTGAAGCGGCAACGCGATTCGCCGACGAAGTGCGCGCTGTGGCCGAATAA
- a CDS encoding quinone-dependent dihydroorotate dehydrogenase, translating to MYKFFFNLVFKRMDPEEAHYLAFRWIRLAVRVPGLRTFVAAVLAPRHKELRTEALGLRMHGPFGLAAGFDKNAVAIDGMAMLGFDHVEIGTVTAQAQPGNPKKRLFRLVPDRALINRMGFNNEGSAAVAARLAARRPVFKTALGVNIGKTKVVPEAEAVADYVTSTERLAAHADYLVVNVSSPNTPGLRDLQAVDHLRPLLSAVREAADRTVTHRRVPLLVKIAPDLADEDVDAVADLAVELGLDGIIATNTTIARDGLGLTSDPELVKQVGGLSGAPVKQRSLEVLRRLYARVGDEITLVGVGGIETADDAWERILAGATLIQGYSAFIYQGPFWCRSIHKGLAARLAASPYATLAEAVGADNRKVTA from the coding sequence ATGTACAAGTTCTTCTTCAACCTGGTCTTCAAGCGGATGGACCCGGAGGAGGCCCACTACCTGGCCTTCCGCTGGATCCGCCTCGCGGTCCGCGTCCCCGGCCTGCGTACCTTCGTGGCCGCCGTGCTCGCGCCGCGCCACAAGGAACTGCGCACCGAGGCGCTCGGGCTGCGTATGCACGGCCCCTTCGGGCTCGCGGCCGGCTTCGACAAGAACGCCGTCGCCATCGACGGCATGGCGATGCTCGGCTTCGACCACGTCGAGATCGGCACGGTCACCGCGCAGGCGCAGCCCGGCAACCCCAAGAAGCGCCTCTTCCGGTTGGTGCCGGACCGCGCGCTGATCAACCGCATGGGCTTCAACAACGAGGGCTCGGCCGCGGTGGCCGCCCGGCTGGCCGCCCGCAGGCCCGTGTTCAAGACCGCGCTCGGCGTGAACATCGGCAAGACCAAGGTCGTCCCGGAGGCCGAGGCGGTCGCCGACTACGTCACCTCCACCGAGCGGCTCGCCGCCCACGCCGACTACCTGGTCGTGAACGTGAGCTCGCCGAACACCCCGGGCCTGCGCGACCTCCAGGCCGTGGACCACCTGCGGCCGCTGCTGAGCGCGGTGCGCGAGGCCGCCGACCGCACCGTCACCCACCGGCGCGTGCCGCTCCTGGTGAAGATCGCCCCCGACCTCGCCGACGAGGACGTGGACGCCGTCGCCGACCTGGCGGTCGAGCTCGGCCTGGACGGCATCATCGCCACCAACACCACCATCGCCCGGGACGGCCTCGGGCTGACCTCCGACCCCGAGCTGGTCAAGCAGGTCGGCGGGCTCTCCGGCGCGCCCGTCAAGCAGCGCTCCCTGGAGGTCCTGCGCCGCCTGTACGCGCGCGTGGGCGACGAGATCACCCTGGTCGGGGTCGGCGGCATCGAGACCGCGGACGACGCCTGGGAGCGGATCCTGGCCGGCGCCACCCTGATCCAGGGCTACAGCGCCTTCATCTACCAGGGCCCGTTCTGGTGCCGCTCGATCCACAAGGGGCTGGCGGCGCGCCTCGCGGCCAGCCCGTACGCCACCCTCGCCGAGGCGGTCGGCGCCGACAACCGGAAGGTGACCGCATGA